One Advenella mimigardefordensis DPN7 genomic window carries:
- a CDS encoding WGR domain-containing protein — MSTLHHPSNTSPLPQRQGLLPGTVSAVATTLSHETTPHYWVNAQTGRYYAARLLMNLFGQWELEQAWGSLSSRRGRRCYVPLGSLAQGQAQLQIVARRRQQRGYVHK, encoded by the coding sequence ATGAGCACGCTGCACCATCCCTCGAATACCTCTCCATTGCCTCAACGTCAAGGTTTATTGCCCGGTACGGTAAGTGCCGTGGCAACGACGTTATCTCATGAGACAACGCCGCATTATTGGGTCAATGCCCAAACGGGACGTTATTATGCGGCGCGCCTGCTGATGAATTTGTTTGGCCAGTGGGAGCTGGAGCAGGCCTGGGGCAGTCTATCGAGCCGACGGGGTCGACGGTGCTATGTGCCCCTGGGCTCTTTAGCGCAAGGCCAGGCCCAATTGCAGATCGTGGCCCGGCGGCGTCAGCAGCGCGGCTATGTCCATAAATAA